A segment of the Acidimicrobiales bacterium genome:
TGGCCTCCACGTCGTCCTCGTCGGCCTCGTCGTCCTCCTCCTCATCCTCCTCCTCGTCCGACGGGACGGGAGTGACCACTGCGACCACTTCGGGGATCTCGACATCGTCCTCGACGACCTCGGCATCGTCGAGGACGATGTCGTCGTCGTCGTCGGCCAGGTCGTCGAGATCGCCTTCCTCCAGGTCGTCGGGCTCGTCGACGTCTTCTTCCAGCAGCTCCTCGTCGACGTCGTCGTCAGCCATGAAGGTCCTCACAGAGCGGTCCGGGCGGCGGAACCATACACCGCGCGCCTCCAGCCGCAAGACCGCGCTGAGGGACCAGGAAGCCGTTGGTGCCGTCCGGTGGCTCGACCGTCCGGGCGCCCGCGACGATGAGTTATTGGGACGTTCTCTACTGGGCTTCCTGGTACCCCCGCGTGCCCGGTGACCACCCCCTCCGGATCCCCGACGGGAGCCGGAGGCCCACGACCTGGCGTCTGGGGCGTCTAGGGACGACTCGTAGTCTTGCACGCGCCGCTCAGGCGTCAAGGAGGCCCTGACCAGGGAGTTCGCGCGTCGTCGCAGGTCAGGAGGGTTGCCGGGCGGCGCGACTTTCTGCTCAGAATTTGTGGCGCAGGGCGAGGACGTTGGCCACGTAGCGCACCGTCTCGGGCAGCGGGCCCCGGCTGCGCACCGACGCCAGGCCCTGGTAGTACGACGCCAGGGCCCGGGGCACGTCGCCGGCGTTCTGGTGCAGCAGGTAGGCGAGGAACCGGGCCGACATGCGGATGTTGTCCTCGGGCCGGTTGGGGTCGAGCTGCGCCTTCAGCAGCACGCCGTTCACGAAGGCGATGGTGGCGGGCATGAGCTGGCCGATGCCCAGGGCGTTGGTCGACGACACCCGGTCGTTCCGCCACCCCGACTCCTGCCAGGTCATGGCCTTGAACAGGTCGACGGGGATCCCGAAATCGCGTGCGGCGGCGTCGAACAGCGGCAGCAGCACCAGCCGGTCGGGCCGCGCCCGCAGCGCATCGGGCACGCTGGAGGCCGACGTCGCGCCGGCCGGCACGACCAGGCGCTGGCCGGCCCGAACCCGGTGGACGTCGCGTATCCCGTTGGCCCGGGCCAGCTCGTCCACGGTGACGCCGACCGAGCGGGCGACGGCCGACAGGGTCTGGCCCCTCCCGACCTCGACGGCGCGGTGCGGGGGCGCCGGCGCCGGCGCGACGACCGCCGCGGGAGTGGCGGTGGCGGTGGCGGGTACGACCAGGCGCCGGCCCGCTCGTACCCGGTGGACGTTGCGTATCCCGTTGGCCCGGGCCAGCTCGTCCACGCCGACGCCGAGGGACCGGGCGAGGGCGGAGAGCGTCTGGCCCCGGGCGACCTCGACCGTCGCCGGTGCCACCACCGCCGCTGCTGCGGTGGCGGGCGGCGCGGCTGGACCGGGCACCACCAGGCGCTGGCCGGCCCGCACCCGGTGGACGTCGGTGATCCCGTTGGCCCTGGCCAGGTCGTCGACGGCGACCCCGACGGAACGGGCCACGCCCGACAGCGTCTCGCCCCGCTCGACCACCCTCGTCCCGGCCTGGCCGCCCACCGCCACGCCGATCATCCCGGCCAGGGCGACGGCGCCCCGGAGGCGCCCGCTCAGCACCACGCCGCGACGGTCGGGTAGGGGTTGACCGAGGCGCCGCCGCCCGGCTTGATCTCGAAGTGGAGATGCGGCGTGGTGCCCTTGGCGTTGCCCGTCGAGCCGACGGTGCCGAGGACGGTGCCGCGCTCGACGCGGCCGGACGCGGCGAGGGAGTCGAGGTGGGCGCCGTAGTAGGTGTTGCCGTCGTCGCCGGTGAGGTAGTACGCCAGGCCGGCGATCGCCCCCGAGGCGTGCGCCACCGTGCCACCCACGCTGGCCACCACGGGCGTCCCCCGGGCGGCGAAGAGGTCGGTGCCGAGGTGGCGGCGCTGGCCGGGGCGGGGCTGGCCCCAGCTGTCGGTGAACTGGGTCGTGCCCTTCACCGGGCACAGCCACTCGCCGCCGGGGACCTTGAGCACCGCGCCCTCCCGGACCAGGTTGGGGTTCTTCACGGCGTTGAGGCCGACGAGGTCGGCGACGGTCGTGGAGTACTGGCGGGCGATGGCGCCCAGCGTCTGCCCCTTGGCCACCCGGTGCTCTCGCCCCCCGCCCACCACCACCACGGGCGACGGGAGGGCGGCGAGCGGGGCCGCCACCACCGGTGCCGGCTCGCCCACCTTGGGGATGGCGAGCACCTGGCCGACCCGGACCAGGTCGGCGTTCTTCACGCTGTTGGCCTTGGCCAACGCGTCCACCGGCACGCCGGTTCGCCTGGCCACCCGGGCGAGGGTGTCGCCCGGCCGCACCTTGTACGACGCCGTGGTGGCGGCCGCCGGCGCCGCTGCCGGGGGGGACGGCGCGCCGGCCCGCGGCCCGGCGGTGGGGACGGTGAGGACCTGGCCGGCCCGCACCCGGTCGGGGTCGGCGATCCCGTTGGCCCGGGCGAGGGAGGCGACGGGCACGCCCGTCCTGGCCGCCACGGCGCCCAGGGTGTCCCCCGACCGGACGGTGTAGGTCGTCGCCTTCGGCGCGCCGGCATGCGCCCCCCCGGCCAGCGCCAGCATCACCAGCCCACCGAGGGCCTGCATTCGCGGCACACGACCTCCCACGGACAAGTGGGGAACAATCTACAGGGACCTCATCGACAACATCAACCCCGGATTCAACAGCAGCCACAAGGTGGCGGGCACGCGGGGCCGCGACAGCCCACGGCTCGACGTGGCGGAGGCGGCCCCTACGGGCGGGCGGCCCGGCGGGCCTCGGCCCGGCGTTCGGCCTCGAGGCGCTCGAGGTCGTAGGTGCCGTGGTCGACGTACCGCATCAGGTCGGCGACCAGGCGGTGGCCGGCCTGGTCGGCGATGAGCCGGTGCATCTCCTGGCACACCCGGCGGTACTCCGGGTGCCCCTGGGGCCCCGTCCGCAGCTCGAGGACGTGCATCGCCTCCCGGGCGTTGAGCTGCATCACGTAGCGGACCCGGTAGGCGAGGGCGACGGCGTACGCGGCCTGGGCGGGGAAGGGCCCGGAGAGGGCGTGGTGGAGCGACGCCGAGCGCTCCATGGCCTCGTCGAACGCCCCGGTCTCCCCCGCCTCGTCGACCGCCTCGGGCCGCACGTAGCCGTGGCCGGGCGTCAGGTCCTGCCACTCGATGGTCAGCATGCGGTGGCGCTGGAGGTCGCGGAACGCCCCGTAGTCGGAGAGCACGTCGAAGCGGTAGCCGCTGCGCTCGAGGGCGCGGCCGGGCTTCTGGCGCCGGTTGGAGCGCTCCCCCGCGTAGGCCCGGGCCACCGACGCCTTCTCGTCCGCCGACATCGTGCGCACCCGGGCCATCACCTGGTCCTCGGGCAGGTCCG
Coding sequences within it:
- a CDS encoding DUF4193 family protein; translation: MADDDVDEELLEEDVDEPDDLEEGDLDDLADDDDDIVLDDAEVVEDDVEIPEVVAVVTPVPSDEEEDEEEDDEADEDDVEASLDVILKEKLVVADDDDAEDTADQDERVETTTKVLPKQPDEFVCQSCFLVKHPSQLADRDKLLCRDCV
- a CDS encoding LysM peptidoglycan-binding domain-containing protein, with amino-acid sequence MVLSGRLRGAVALAGMIGVAVGGQAGTRVVERGETLSGVARSVGVAVDDLARANGITDVHRVRAGQRLVVPGPAAPPATAAAAVVAPATVEVARGQTLSALARSLGVGVDELARANGIRNVHRVRAGRRLVVPATATATPAAVVAPAPAPPHRAVEVGRGQTLSAVARSVGVTVDELARANGIRDVHRVRAGQRLVVPAGATSASSVPDALRARPDRLVLLPLFDAAARDFGIPVDLFKAMTWQESGWRNDRVSSTNALGIGQLMPATIAFVNGVLLKAQLDPNRPEDNIRMSARFLAYLLHQNAGDVPRALASYYQGLASVRSRGPLPETVRYVANVLALRHKF
- a CDS encoding LysM peptidoglycan-binding domain-containing protein, coding for MQALGGLVMLALAGGAHAGAPKATTYTVRSGDTLGAVAARTGVPVASLARANGIADPDRVRAGQVLTVPTAGPRAGAPSPPAAAPAAATTASYKVRPGDTLARVARRTGVPVDALAKANSVKNADLVRVGQVLAIPKVGEPAPVVAAPLAALPSPVVVVGGGREHRVAKGQTLGAIARQYSTTVADLVGLNAVKNPNLVREGAVLKVPGGEWLCPVKGTTQFTDSWGQPRPGQRRHLGTDLFAARGTPVVASVGGTVAHASGAIAGLAYYLTGDDGNTYYGAHLDSLAASGRVERGTVLGTVGSTGNAKGTTPHLHFEIKPGGGASVNPYPTVAAWC